In one window of Tursiops truncatus isolate mTurTru1 chromosome 5, mTurTru1.mat.Y, whole genome shotgun sequence DNA:
- the GRPEL1 gene encoding grpE protein homolog 1, mitochondrial: MPRARADPAAVMAARCVRVARHSLPALALSLRSSPRLLCTATKQKNNGQNLEEDMGQNEQKTDLPSAEKTLMEEKVKLEEQLKETMEKYKRALADTENLRQRSQKLVEEAKLYGIQGFCKDLLEVADILEKATQCVPKEEIRDDNPHLKNLYEGLVMTEVQIQKVFRKHGLLRLNPAGAKFDPYEHEALFHTPVEGKEPGTVALVTKVGYKLHGRTLRPALVGVVKAA; the protein is encoded by the exons ATGCCCCGTGCGCGCGCAGACCCCGCGGCAGTGATGGCGGCTCGGTGCGTGAGGGTGGCGCGGCACAGCCTTCCGGCTTTGGCGTTGTCTCTCAG GTCCTCTCCTCGGCTGCTGTGCACAGCTACAAAACAGAAGAACAATGGCCAGAACTTGGAAGAGGACATGGGTCAGAATGAACAGAAGACAGATCTGCCCTCTGCAGagaagacactgatggaagagaAGGTCAAGCTGGAAGAGCAGCTAAAGGAGACCATG gaaaagtatAAGCGAGCTTTAGCAGATACGGAGAACTTGCGGCAGAGGAGCCAAAAATTGGTGGAGGAGGCGAAACTATATG GCATTCAGGGCTTCTGCAAGGACTTGCTGGAGGTGGCGgacattctggagaaggcaaCACAGTGCGTCCCGAAGGAGGAGATTAGAGACGATAACCCGCACCTGAAGAACCTCTACGAGGGGCTCGTGATGACTGAGGTCCAGATCCAGAAGGTGTTCAGGAAGCACGGCTTACTCCGGCTGAACCCCGCGGGGGCCAAGTTCGACCCCTACGAGCACGAGGCCTTGTTCCACACGCCGGTTGAGGGCAAGGAGCCGGGCACGGTGGCGCTCGTTACCAAAGTGGGGTACAAGCTGCACGGGCGCACCCTGAGACCCGCCCTGGTTGGGGTGGTGAAGGCGGCTTAG